The nucleotide sequence GCCTCGTAGTCGCCGAGTTCGCGCTTGTCCTCCTGCTGCAGCGAAACGATCTTCTGCTGCAGCGTCCGGATGATCTCCAGGCCGGTGCGGTCACCGACGTGGGCCAGGCGCGGATAGGTGTGCCCGCCGAAGTTGCGCTGGCTGATCTTGCCGTCCTTGGTGCGGTCGAACAGCGCACCGTAGGTCTCGAGTTCCCACACCCGGTCGGGCGCCTCCTGGGCGTGCAGTTCGGCCATGCGCCAGTTGTTGAGGAACTTGCCGCCGCGCATGGTGTCGCCGAAGTGCACCTGCCAGGAGTCCTTGGTGTTGACGTTGCGCATCGCCGCGGCGCAGCCACCCTCGGCCATGACGGTATGGGCCTTGCCGAACAGCGACTTCGTCACGACCGCCACCCGCAGGCCGCGTTCGCGTGCTTCGATCACGGCGCGCAGGCCGGCTCCCCCGGCGCCGATCACGACGACGTCGTATTCGTGCCGCTCGACGCTGCGGTCGTCGGTCTCGGGGTTCATCTCGACCTCATTCATGTCGTTCGTTTCGAGTGCGTCTGGGATGCGTTCGCCTGCCGGCGTCAGCCGACGAAGCGCAGATCGGAGATGGTCCCGCTGGCGACGAGCATCACGTAGAAGTCCGTCAGCATCAGGGTGCCGAGCGTGATCCAGGCGTACAGCTTGTGCCGGGTGTTCAGCTTGCTGATCTGCGTCCACATCCAGTAGCGCACCGGGTGCTTGGAGAAGTGCTTGAGCCGGCCGCCGGCCACGTGCCGGCAGGAGTGGCAGGAGATGGTGTAGGTCCACAGCAGGACGACGTTGACGACCAGGATCACGTTGCCCAGGCCGAAGCCGAAGCCGCCCGGGCCGTCCTCGGAGTGGAACGCCTTGATCGCGTCCCAGGTGTTGATCAGCGAGATGAGCGTCGCGATGTAGAAGAAGTAGCGGTGGACGTTCTGCAGGACCAGCGGGAAGCGCGTCTCGCCGGTGTACTTGGCGTGGGGCTCGGCGACCGCGCAGGCGGTCGGGGACTGCCACACCGAGCGGTAGTAGGCGCCGCGGTAGTAGTAGCAGGTGAGCCGGAACAGCAGCAGGAACGGCAGCGACAGCAGCGCGTACGGCAGCAGCGACAGCGGACCCGACGTGGGCAGGAACTGTGGCCAGAACTCGCTGGCGTCCCCGCAGGCCTTGCTCAGACACGGCGAATAGAACGGCGTCAGGTAGTGGTACTTCTCGACGAAGAAGTGGTCCCGCTGGAACGCGCGCACCGTGGCGTAGATGATGAACGCGGCGAAACCCAGGTCGGTGACGATCGGCGACTTGAGCCAGTTGTCCGTCCGCAGGGTGCGCTGGGAGATTTGGGCCCGGCCCGGCGAGAAGACGCCGGTGCCCTTCTCACCTCGGCGATCGGCGGTGGGTGCGCTCACGGAGTTTGCCTCACTTTGGTTTCGATGTGCCGGTGCCCGTACCGCACGGGGCGGCGCCGGGAGTCGGCGGCTGCGTCGCTCACCGCGTGCCGCCGAGCCCTTCGTCGTCCACGTCCTGCCAGAAGTCGCTGGCGTACTGCGTATCCGGGATGCCGATCTTCTCCAGCACGTGATGGTGGCGGGCGTTGACGCCACGCACCAGGTCGAGTTCCTCGGCATCGATGTCGAGCCGGTCTATGTCGTTGAGGATGCGTTCGGCGTCGTTGACGATGCGCCGCATGGCCGGGGTGTCCCCGTAGCGTGATGCCAGCGAGGTCACGCAGCGACGCAGGCCGCCGATCAGTTCGTGCAGCTGGTCGATTTCGGTGGTGGTGGACAACGTGGTGACCTCCTTGGGCTGAAGGGTGTCGTGAATCACAGTACGCAAGCGATGCTAGCCACATCACCGTGTTGAACGTGACACGAGTCACGTTCGAGTCGTGTTCGACGAATGGAGGAACCGAAGTTGTCGGAGCAGGAACTGAAGGCCCGTGCCGAGGCGCTGCTGGCGTTGCACGTTCCGGGTGACCCGGTCGTGTTGCCCACGGTGTGGGATGCGTGGTCGGCGACGCTCGCGGTCGACGCGGGCTTCGCTGCACTGACCGTCGGCAGCCATCCGGTCGCCGATTCGGTGGGCAAGGAGGACGGCGAGGGCATGTCGTTCGCCGATCTCACCGCGCGGGTCACCCAGATCACCGGCGCGGTCGACGTGCCGGTGTCGGTGGACGTCGAGTCCGGCTACGGCGAGGCACCGCAACGGCTGATCGAGGGGCTGCTCTCGGCAGGCGCGGTCGGGTTGAACGTCGAGGACACCGTGCACCGGGAGGGCAAGCGGATCCGCTCGGCCGAGGAGCACGCGGCGCTGATCGGCGAGCTGCGCGCGGCGGCGGACGCCGCGGGCGTCCACGTGGTGATCAACGCGCGCACCGACCTGTTCCTGCGCCAGGACGGCGACGAGGCCGACCGCTTCAACCGTGCCGTCGCGCGACTGCGGCTCGCCGCCGATGCCGGCGCCGACAGCCTGTACCCGGTGGGACGGCACGACGACGACACCTACCGGCGGCTGGTCGAGGCGCTGCCGCTGCCGGTCAACGCCATCGCCCTACCCGATCAGGACGACCCGGCGTCGTTCGCTCCGCTCGGCGTGGGACGCATCAGCTTCGGTCCCTTCCTGCAGGCCGCGCTGGCGACCCGGGCGACGGAGATCCTGGGCCGCTGGGCCTGACCCGCCGCGTTTCCCGCGCGTTCGGCCGGGCGGTATAGCATGCCGCCGGTGATCGACGAGGACGACCGCTGGGCCCGCTTCGAGCACCGGGGCGTGATTTGGGCTGCGGGCGCGGCGGCGGTGCTCCTGGTGGCGCTGCTGGTGTGGGCCGTCATCGGGACCTCGACGTCGGATTCCGTCCCCGGGGTCGCCCCGGAACCGCCCTCGTCGTCGGCGCCGCCCACGACGAGCAGGACGCTGCGCACGGTCACCGGCACGAGCTATCCGCTGCCCGCACCGCGGACCAGTCAGGACGGCGGCATTCCGGCGCCGGGCGCACCGCTGCCGCCACCCGAGCAGGAGGTGTTTCCGGGTGGCGGCCCGACGTCGTCGGAGACGCCGACGACGATCTACAACCCCTATGCGCCGACCACGACGCAGGGCTCGGCCGACAGCATCTGATCCGCCTCACACCCGGCCGGCGCGGAACGTGAGCACACCGTGATGGCGGTGTCACACGGCGCGACACCGCGGCAATATCGGCTTCCTAGCGTGGCGGTCATGCAGTCGTCGAAACGCGTCGTGGTCGTGGGCCACGGGATGGTCGGGCACCGCTTCGTCGAGGCCTTGCGGTCACGCGACGAGGCCGACACGTGGCACGTCGTCGTGCTCGCCGAGGAGGCCGACGCCGCCTACGACCGCGTCGGCCTGACCGGCTACACCGAGCACTGGGACCGGACGCGACTCGCCCTGCCGGGCAACGCGTACGCCGGCGACGACCACGTCGAGGTCATCCTGCGCGACCCGGTCACGCGCATCGACCGCTCGGCCAAGTTCGTCACGACGGCGCTGGGCCGCCGGGTGCCCTACGACGCCCTGGTGCTGGCGACCGGGTCGTATGCCTTCGTCCCCCCGATCCCGGGCCACGACCTGCCGCAGTGCCACGTCTACCGCACCCTCGACGACCTCGACGCCATCCGTGCCGGCGCGCTGGCCGCCGCGACGAGCAAGACGCCCGTCGGCGTGGTCATCGGCGGCGGACTGCTGGGGCTGGAGGCGGCGAATGCGTTGCGCGCCTTCGGGTTGTCCACGCAGGTGTTGGAGATGTCACCGCACCTGATGGCCGCGCAGCTCGACGGCGCCGGCGGTGCGCTGCTGAACCGGATGATCCGCGGCCTCGGCATCGAGGTGCACACCGGCGTCAGCACCGAGAGCATCCGGCCGGTGCAGCGCAACAAGCCGCTGCGCAAGTCGCAGGAGGACGACGCGGTACGCGTGACGCTCAACGACGGCAGTGCGATCGACGCGGGCGTCGTCGTGTTCGCCGCCGGCGTGCGGCCCCGCGACGAGCTGGCCCGCCACGCCGGTCTGGACATCGCGCAGCGCGGCGGTGTGCTGACCGACCGGTCCTGCGTCACCAGCGATCCGGACGTCTACGCCATCGGCGAGGTCGCCGCCATCGACGGCCGCTGCTACGGCCTCGTCGGGCCGGGGTACATCAGCGCCGAGGTCGTCGCCGACCGGTTGCTGGGCGGCGCAGCGGAATTCGGCGAGGCCGACATGTCCACCAAGCTGAAGCTGCTCGGCGTCGACGTCGCCAGTTTCGGCGACGCGCAGGGTCGCACGCCGGGCAGCCTCGACGTGGTGGTCAACGACCCCGTCAAGCAGACCTACGCCAAGCTGGTGCTCTCCGACGACGCCAAGACGCTGCTCGGCGGCATCCTGGTGGGTGACGCCTCGGCCTACGGGGTACTGCGCCCGATGGTCGCCAGCGAGCTGCCCGGTGACCCGCTGTCGCTCATCGCGCCTGCAGCCGAGGGGGATTCGCCGGGTCTCGGCATCGGCGCGCTGCCCGACATCGCCCAGATCTGCTCGTGCAACAACGTGACCAAGGGTGACCTCAAGGAGGCGATCGGAGCCGGCTGCGCCGACGTCGCGGGGCTGAAGAAGTGCACGTTGGCGGGGACGTCCTGCGGGTCGTGCGTCCCGCTGCTCAAGCAGTTGCTCGACGCCGAGGGCGTCGAGCAGAGCACCGCCCTGTGCGAGCACTTCTCCCAGTCGCGCGCGGAACTGTTCGAGATCATCTCGGCCACCGAGATCCGCAAGTTCTCCGGCCTGATCGAGAAGTTCGGCACCGGCCGCGGCTGCGACGTCTGCAAGCCGGTGGTCGCCTCGATCCTCGCCTCGACCAGTTCGGACCACATCCTCGGTGCCGAGACCGCCGCGCTGCAGGACTCCAACGACCACTTCCTGGCCAACATCCAGCGCAACGGCAGCTACTCCGTGGTGCCGCGCGTGGCGGGCGGCGACATCACGCCCGAGCACCTCATCCTGATCGGTCAGATCGCCAAGGACTTCGGGCTGTACACGAAGATCACCGGCGGCCAGCGCATCGACATGTTCGGTGCGACGGTGGATCAGCTGCCCGAGATCTGGCGGCGCCTCGTCGACGGCGGCATGGAATCCGGCCACGCCTACGGCAAGTCGCTGCGGACGGTGAAGAGCTGCGTCGGCAGCGACTGGTGCCGCTACGGTCAGCAGGACTCCGTGCAGATGGCGATCGACCTGGAGATGCGCTACCGCGGGCTGCGGGCACCTCACAAGATCAAGATGGGCGTCTCGGGATGCGCCCGCGAGTGCGCCGAGGCGCGCGGCAAGGACGTCGGTGTGATCGCCACCGAGACCGGCTGGAACCTGTACGTCGGCGGCAACGGCGGCATGACGCCGCGGCACGCGCAGCTGCTGGCCGGCGACCTCGATGACGAGACGCTGGTCCGCTACGTCGACCGGTTCCTGATGTTCTACGTCCGTACCGCCGACCGGTTGCAGCGCACGGCGCCGTGGCTCGAGGCGCTCGACGGCGGCATGGATCACCTCCGCGACGTCGTCTGCCACGACTCCCTGGGCCTGGCAGCGGAATTCGAGGCCGCGATCGAGCGGCACGTCGCGGGGTACGCGTGCGAGTGGAAGGGCGTGCTCGAGGATCCGGACAAGCTGTCCCGGTTCGTGTCGTTCGTCAACGCGCCCGGCGCACCCGACCCCACCGTCGAGTTCACCGAGCGCAACGGCCGCAAGGTGCCGACCCCGATCGGCATGCCGAGGGTTCCCGCCACCGGGGAAAGGAGCGTCCGATGACACTGCTCGACGACGTCGTCGACGTGTGGATTCCGGCGTGCCGGTACGACTGGCTGCTGCCCGGGCGCGGCGCCGGGGTGTTGCTGCCCGAGGGGCGGCAGGCGGCGCTGTTCCGGCTCGAGGACGGCTCGCTGCACGCCGTCGGCAACGTCGACCCGTTCTCCGGCGCCGCGGTGATGTCGCGGGGGCTGGTCGGTGACCGCGCCGGCCGGGCGTGCGTGCAGACCCCGATCAAGAAGCAGGCCTTCGCCCTCGACGACGGCAGCTGCCTCGACGACCCGGACGTGTCGATCCCGGTGTATCGCACCAGGATCCGTGCCGACGGCACGGTGGAGATCGCCGCCTGAGGCGTCACAGCGCGCGCAACGTCCGGCTGCGCTCCGCGGCGCCCGCCGCGAGCAGTGCCTCTCGGGTGGTGGTGCCCCACAGCTCGACGGTCTGCACCACCCAGTACACGCCGAACGCGGCGATCAGTGCCGCCTCGACGACGAGGACCGCGTGGTTGAAGCCGTCCACGGTGAAATGCAGTACCACCGCGGCGAGGAGTGTCGCGGCCATGGTCGCGGCGATCGTGCGGTAGACGGCGCGGTACCGGCAACGGTGCGGGCAGCGGTCGTCGTCCTGGTTGCCGACGACGAACGCCGTCTGCACCACCGTGGCGATGATCGCCGCGAACAGCACCACGGCGGCGATGCCGTGGGCGTGCCCGACGAACCACTCCGGCGCGACGGCCAGCGTCACCACCCCGACGGTGAACACGGCGCGCTGCACCCACGTCACCAAGGTGCCCAATGTGCTGCGCCGCTGGCCGGTCCCGGTCCGGCGGTAGAGCCACCACGACGCGAGCCGTGCGGCGAGCAGCGCCGCCACCACCGCCCACGTGCCGACGGTGGCGGCCGGGCCCGCCGCACCGGGCGCGACGGTGTCACCACACGCCAGCACCGGCCGTGACGTCGGTACGAACGCCACGATGAACGCCAGCGTCCCCGCGAGGTTCAGCAGCACGTCCTCGGTGTCGCTGCTGCCGCGGTAGACGATGAGCAGTGCGCCCAGTGCGCACAGGCTGCCGACGAACACGCCCTGCGCCGGCGTGAAGTAGTAGGCGCTGATCGAGGTCTGCCAGCACCCCGACCGCAGCCGTTCGGCCACGACGGCCGCGCCGAGCATCAGCAGCAGCGCCGCCATCCCGCCGCGCAGGTACCGGTAGGTGTTCAGCGCGGCGTCGCCCGAGTCGGCCATGGGAGTCATCTTGCGCCGGGCGGCTGACGTGCCCGCTGCGCCGCGCGGGTCAGGCCGCGACGGGCACCCGGGCGCGGCGGAACCGCGCCGCCACCAGACGCACCACGCCGGGATGCACGCCCAGCGGTTCGGCGACCACGTCGGCCCCCGACGTCCGCAGCCGGTCCTGGAACAGGCCGTCGGCGAGCAAGTAGGACGCGACCGCGACCCGGCGGGCGCCCCAGGCCCTGGCCTGGGCCACCGCGTCGGCGACCCTGGGTTCGCCGGTGGCGGCGTAGGCGATCTCGACGCGCTGCCCGATGACCGCCGACAGCATCGCGGCGGTGATCCGCAGGTCGCGCTGCGCGCCGCGGTCGGACGTGCCCGCCGCGGCGAACACCACCGCATCGCCGCTGCGCCAGCCGCTGGCGAGCAGACGGTCGGTCAGGACGCGCACCAGCTGCGGCGAGGGACCGAGCGCCTCGGTGACGGTGACGTCCGGGTGGCCGCCGGCGGCCACGGCGGCGGGGATGTCGACGCGGACGTGGTAGCCGCGGGCGAGGAAGGCCGGCACCAGCACGGCGGGCTCGTCGGTCACCGCGCGCAGCACGTCGCTCGGGGTGGGGCCGAGGACGTCGACGAAGGCCGTGCGCACCGGCGTGCCGAGAGCGGCGCCGACGCGGTTCGCCAGTTCGGCGACCATCGCGACGCCGCCGGGCTTGCGCGTGCCGTGGGCCACCAGGATGGGGATCACGCCGCCCCCACCGGCGATTCGTCGACGGCGAGCCGGTACCCGCGCTTGACCACCGTCGTCACGATCCGGCGATCCCCCAGGGCCGTCCGCAGGCGCAGCACCGCGGTCTCGACGGCGTGGGTGTCGGTGCCGCTGCCGGGCAGCGCGCGCAGCAGGTCGTGCCGGGACACCACGGCGCCGGGACGCGCGGCGAGCGCGCGGATCGTCGCCATCCCGGTCGGTGACAGCTCCTTGACCGCGCCGTCGACCAGCACGCAGGTGCCGCGGATCTCCAGCACGTGGCCCGCCACCCGCACCGAGCGCGACCGCAGCACGGGCAGCTCGTCGGTGATGTGGCGGGCGAGCGCACCCAGTCGCATCCGTTCCGGAGCCGACGTCGGCACGCCCAACCGGACCAGCGGGCGCGCCGTGACCGGCCCGACGCACATCGCGTGCACGTCGGTGCGCAGTGCGTCGAGCAGCTGGTCCTCCACGCCGAGTTCCGCCGCGCGCATCAGCACCGACGCCACCGCAGGGGCGGAGGTGAAGCTGACGGCGTCGAAGCGGCGGTCGGCCATTTCGAGGACGAGCTGATCGAACGGCCCGTTGCGCGGCGCCGGATGCCACCGGTACACCCGGATCGGCACCACGTCGGCGCCGGCGGCGCGCAGCTCGTCGAGGAACTCGGGGAAGGGGTCCCACTCGTCGGTCGCCCCGTGCAGCTGCACGGCCACCCGCAGTCCGTCGATGCCGCCGCGCAGGTACTCCAGCACGTCGCGGGACGATTCGGACTCCGGAGACCACTCCTCGGGCAACCCCGCGGCCCGCAGCGCGCCCGTGGCCTTCGGCCCGCGGGAGACGATGCGGGCGTTGGCGAGCGCCGAGGTCAGCTCGGTGGCGAGCCCCCAGCCGTCGGCCGCCGCGATCCAGCCGCGCAGGCCGATGCCGGTCGTCGCGATCACGACGTCGGGCGGGTTGGCGATCAACGATTCGGTGTGGGTGCGGAGTTCGTCGTCATCGGGCAGCGGCACCATCGCGATGGCCGCGGCACACGACACGTTCGCGCCACGGCGCGTCAGCAGCGTGCTCAGTTCCTCGGCACGCCGCGCCGAGGTCACGGCCACGCGGAAGCCCGTCAACGGCCCCCGGTCCGGCTCACCCATGCCCACCAGTCAAGGCATCCCGTGTTGCGGAACTGTTTCCTGGCCATTGCCGCGCGGTGTCGTCGCGGCGCTCGGGCGACACGGCCGTGAACGTCGCCTCACCGCCCCGAGGCCGACGGTGTGAGGTCACCAGACGTCGCCGGCGCGCCAGTCGCAGGCGAGGTCACCGGCGGTGTCCAGCGTCACCCCGGCGGGTAGCCGCGCGGGCAGGACGTACACCGAGCCGTCGTCGTCGGGCGTGCGCGTGGGCCCCTCGGGGCCGAGCACCGAGGTGGCGCCCCGCCACGGCAGCCAGCCGCGGCCCTCGTAGAGCGGACGTCCCGCCTCGCTGGCGCTCAGCGCGCCGAGGTGGTGCGCGCCGCGGATCACCTGCTCGAGGGCGTCCATGACCGCGCCGGCGAGCCCGCGGCGGCGCCAGTCCTCCCGCACCGCGACCGCCTCGAGGTAACCGCACCGCAGCGGACGCCCGTCGTGCAGCATGCTGCGCTGCACCACCGCACCGTGGGCGATCAGCGCGCCGTGATGGCACACCAGCGCGTGCATCCCGCCCAGGGCGTGCTCCCAGTCGTCGTCGCCGAAGCCGTCGCCGGCGGCGAAGGCGTCGACGAGCATCCTGCGGGCGCCGGCGCGGGTGTCACCGTCGAGGTCGGACGTGTGGACCAGCCGAGCGGTGTACACCTCTCGATTTCTACCAGGCGCGCCGCGGCCGGGACCAGTGCAGGCGCACCGTCTGGCCGGGCCGGACCTGGGCCACCCGGTCGGCGTCGGCGTCGAGGAGGACGCCGATCACGGGATAGCCGCCGGTCACCGGGTGATCGGGTCCGAGGATCACCGGTAAACCGTTGGGCGGCACCTGAATGGCGCCACGCACGGCGCCCTCGCTGGGAAGCTGACGGTCCGGGTGGCGCAGTGTCAGCGCCCGTCCCGCGAGCCGCGTGCCGACGCGGTCACTGCGCTCGGTGACGGTCCACTCGGTGCCCACCAGCCGATCCGGGTCGGCGCACCAGTCGTCGCGAGGTCCGGGCAGCACCGCGAGGTCGACCGTGCCGGTCCCGAGGGCGGCGACCGGTGCCTGG is from Mycolicibacterium grossiae and encodes:
- the nirD gene encoding nitrite reductase small subunit NirD translates to MTLLDDVVDVWIPACRYDWLLPGRGAGVLLPEGRQAALFRLEDGSLHAVGNVDPFSGAAVMSRGLVGDRAGRACVQTPIKKQAFALDDGSCLDDPDVSIPVYRTRIRADGTVEIAA
- a CDS encoding GNAT family N-acetyltransferase, yielding MYTARLVHTSDLDGDTRAGARRMLVDAFAAGDGFGDDDWEHALGGMHALVCHHGALIAHGAVVQRSMLHDGRPLRCGYLEAVAVREDWRRRGLAGAVMDALEQVIRGAHHLGALSASEAGRPLYEGRGWLPWRGATSVLGPEGPTRTPDDDGSVYVLPARLPAGVTLDTAGDLACDWRAGDVW
- a CDS encoding uroporphyrinogen-III synthase, translated to MGEPDRGPLTGFRVAVTSARRAEELSTLLTRRGANVSCAAAIAMVPLPDDDELRTHTESLIANPPDVVIATTGIGLRGWIAAADGWGLATELTSALANARIVSRGPKATGALRAAGLPEEWSPESESSRDVLEYLRGGIDGLRVAVQLHGATDEWDPFPEFLDELRAAGADVVPIRVYRWHPAPRNGPFDQLVLEMADRRFDAVSFTSAPAVASVLMRAAELGVEDQLLDALRTDVHAMCVGPVTARPLVRLGVPTSAPERMRLGALARHITDELPVLRSRSVRVAGHVLEIRGTCVLVDGAVKELSPTGMATIRALAARPGAVVSRHDLLRALPGSGTDTHAVETAVLRLRTALGDRRIVTTVVKRGYRLAVDESPVGAA
- a CDS encoding isocitrate lyase/PEP mutase family protein, producing the protein MEEPKLSEQELKARAEALLALHVPGDPVVLPTVWDAWSATLAVDAGFAALTVGSHPVADSVGKEDGEGMSFADLTARVTQITGAVDVPVSVDVESGYGEAPQRLIEGLLSAGAVGLNVEDTVHREGKRIRSAEEHAALIGELRAAADAAGVHVVINARTDLFLRQDGDEADRFNRAVARLRLAADAGADSLYPVGRHDDDTYRRLVEALPLPVNAIALPDQDDPASFAPLGVGRISFGPFLQAALATRATEILGRWA
- the nirB gene encoding nitrite reductase large subunit NirB is translated as MQSSKRVVVVGHGMVGHRFVEALRSRDEADTWHVVVLAEEADAAYDRVGLTGYTEHWDRTRLALPGNAYAGDDHVEVILRDPVTRIDRSAKFVTTALGRRVPYDALVLATGSYAFVPPIPGHDLPQCHVYRTLDDLDAIRAGALAAATSKTPVGVVIGGGLLGLEAANALRAFGLSTQVLEMSPHLMAAQLDGAGGALLNRMIRGLGIEVHTGVSTESIRPVQRNKPLRKSQEDDAVRVTLNDGSAIDAGVVVFAAGVRPRDELARHAGLDIAQRGGVLTDRSCVTSDPDVYAIGEVAAIDGRCYGLVGPGYISAEVVADRLLGGAAEFGEADMSTKLKLLGVDVASFGDAQGRTPGSLDVVVNDPVKQTYAKLVLSDDAKTLLGGILVGDASAYGVLRPMVASELPGDPLSLIAPAAEGDSPGLGIGALPDIAQICSCNNVTKGDLKEAIGAGCADVAGLKKCTLAGTSCGSCVPLLKQLLDAEGVEQSTALCEHFSQSRAELFEIISATEIRKFSGLIEKFGTGRGCDVCKPVVASILASTSSDHILGAETAALQDSNDHFLANIQRNGSYSVVPRVAGGDITPEHLILIGQIAKDFGLYTKITGGQRIDMFGATVDQLPEIWRRLVDGGMESGHAYGKSLRTVKSCVGSDWCRYGQQDSVQMAIDLEMRYRGLRAPHKIKMGVSGCARECAEARGKDVGVIATETGWNLYVGGNGGMTPRHAQLLAGDLDDETLVRYVDRFLMFYVRTADRLQRTAPWLEALDGGMDHLRDVVCHDSLGLAAEFEAAIERHVAGYACEWKGVLEDPDKLSRFVSFVNAPGAPDPTVEFTERNGRKVPTPIGMPRVPATGERSVR
- a CDS encoding sirohydrochlorin chelatase, whose product is MVAELANRVGAALGTPVRTAFVDVLGPTPSDVLRAVTDEPAVLVPAFLARGYHVRVDIPAAVAAGGHPDVTVTEALGPSPQLVRVLTDRLLASGWRSGDAVVFAAAGTSDRGAQRDLRITAAMLSAVIGQRVEIAYAATGEPRVADAVAQARAWGARRVAVASYLLADGLFQDRLRTSGADVVAEPLGVHPGVVRLVAARFRRARVPVAA